A stretch of Thermococcus bergensis DNA encodes these proteins:
- a CDS encoding ABC transporter substrate-binding protein: MYEKVGVNIINWRNCGGTCDDIVSTESGDVSINLPQVVSGPYKLHYFDELRIVYERIDDWWGKDIFGLPGPKYVVHRIYLSNEQALLDLRQGNVDWSGIFIPNVGNFKEIGTYYHGKPYFRPGAFVMLYFNHKNPILQDVNLRKAIAYAINYNEVLTKAFYGYSEQPSMSLVFIVFPHYKQWLNTTLAQEYWGNPEGKITPNPELAKKILQDAGYKDVDGDGFLEAPNGEKIELNIIIPTGWTDWMIAADLIANSLQKIGLNVVANPVDYGAYWGMINGGDYTLALGWTGSPSFYHPWDTYRYVLDPRLTPPTANWGYYNNSKALDLLVKAAQAETSDELMKYYTEIQKLIYEDIPAIPIAYSVQWYAYSEKYWTGWPNEDNPWWTEVAPYREYSLPLWLLFGLSKKGEPANPPQWAKPKDEGGILTPNKEVLFQLSGVFVPEITPTETFSSATTTETGAQTSPQPQRPSSSSRFIVGLAGIIIAVIAIVIGAKKLSK; encoded by the coding sequence GTGTATGAAAAAGTTGGGGTCAACATCATAAACTGGAGAAACTGTGGAGGAACCTGCGACGACATCGTCTCCACGGAGAGCGGCGATGTATCCATTAACCTTCCCCAGGTGGTCTCCGGGCCCTACAAGCTCCACTACTTCGATGAGCTCAGGATTGTTTACGAGAGGATAGACGACTGGTGGGGCAAGGACATCTTCGGCTTGCCAGGTCCAAAGTACGTGGTCCACAGGATTTACCTGAGCAATGAACAGGCTTTACTCGACCTGAGGCAGGGTAATGTGGACTGGTCTGGCATATTCATCCCGAACGTGGGCAACTTCAAGGAGATAGGGACCTACTACCACGGCAAGCCCTACTTCAGGCCGGGAGCCTTCGTCATGCTGTACTTCAACCACAAGAACCCGATTCTGCAGGACGTTAACCTGAGAAAAGCTATTGCCTATGCCATAAACTACAACGAAGTCCTAACAAAGGCGTTCTACGGTTATTCAGAACAGCCCTCGATGTCTCTCGTTTTCATAGTGTTCCCACACTACAAGCAGTGGCTCAACACCACGCTCGCCCAGGAGTACTGGGGGAACCCTGAAGGAAAGATAACCCCCAACCCGGAACTCGCCAAGAAGATTCTTCAGGACGCTGGATACAAGGATGTCGATGGGGATGGTTTCTTGGAGGCTCCCAACGGTGAAAAGATTGAGCTCAACATAATAATCCCAACGGGTTGGACCGACTGGATGATAGCCGCAGACCTTATAGCAAACAGCCTCCAGAAGATTGGCTTAAACGTGGTCGCTAACCCGGTGGATTATGGTGCATATTGGGGCATGATAAACGGTGGTGACTACACACTCGCCCTGGGCTGGACAGGTTCACCTTCCTTCTATCACCCATGGGACACTTACAGGTATGTCCTCGACCCGAGACTAACTCCTCCGACGGCGAACTGGGGATACTATAACAACTCAAAGGCCCTTGACCTTCTCGTAAAGGCTGCTCAGGCTGAAACGAGTGATGAGCTCATGAAGTACTACACCGAGATTCAGAAGCTCATATACGAGGATATACCGGCGATACCGATTGCGTATTCTGTGCAGTGGTACGCCTACAGCGAAAAGTACTGGACAGGTTGGCCAAACGAAGACAACCCATGGTGGACAGAGGTGGCACCTTACAGGGAGTATTCTCTCCCGCTGTGGCTGTTGTTCGGCCTCTCAAAGAAGGGAGAACCAGCTAACCCGCCCCAGTGGGCAAAGCCGAAGGACGAAGGAGGAATATTGACACCAAACAAGGAAGTGCTGTTCCAGCTTTCAGGAGTCTTCGTGCCGGAAATTACGCCAACCGAGACGTTCTCAAGTGCCACGACAACAGAAACTGGGGCCCAAACTTCACCACAACCGCAAAGACCCTCAAGCAGCTCAAGGTTCATCGTGGGACTTGCGGGAATCATAATAGCGGTTATAGCGATTGTAATAGGAGCAAAGAAGCTATCGAAGTGA
- a CDS encoding SDR family oxidoreductase: protein MKTAVVTGASKGIGRAVAEALAREGYDLALGARSIDLLKGLAEELTAKYGVRVFYDYLDVSRNESVEEFAGKVLEEFGGVDLLVANAGIPMGGRLDELSNEDMERVLQVNTLGVWRTVKAFLPSLKERRGTVAVVTSYISTMILPNAGAYVASKWASRALTKTFQAENPEVKFIELRPGMVDTYFYGRPGRKIEEGFMKPEDVAELLIALLKLPRHVLVEEVLFRSVY, encoded by the coding sequence ATGAAGACTGCCGTGGTCACGGGCGCTTCGAAGGGTATTGGGAGGGCCGTTGCGGAGGCGCTTGCCAGGGAGGGCTACGACCTCGCGCTGGGAGCGAGGAGCATTGACCTCCTGAAGGGGCTTGCGGAGGAGCTTACTGCGAAATACGGGGTTAGGGTCTTCTACGACTACCTTGACGTCTCAAGGAACGAGAGCGTTGAGGAGTTTGCAGGGAAAGTCCTCGAGGAGTTCGGTGGCGTTGATCTCCTCGTGGCGAACGCAGGGATACCGATGGGCGGCAGGCTCGACGAGCTGAGCAACGAGGACATGGAGAGGGTTCTCCAGGTGAACACCCTCGGGGTCTGGAGGACTGTGAAGGCCTTCCTCCCCAGCCTGAAGGAGAGGAGGGGAACCGTTGCCGTGGTGACATCCTACATATCCACCATGATACTCCCAAACGCGGGCGCCTACGTTGCCAGCAAGTGGGCTTCTAGAGCATTAACGAAGACTTTTCAGGCGGAGAACCCGGAGGTCAAGTTCATAGAGCTCCGCCCAGGCATGGTGGACACATATTTCTACGGCAGGCCGGGGAGGAAAATCGAGGAGGGCTTCATGAAGCCCGAAGATGTGGCGGAGCTCCTCATAGCACTGCTGAAGCTCCCAAGACACGTCCTGGTGGAGGAAGTGCTGTTCAGGTCGGTTTATTAG
- a CDS encoding IS6 family transposase: MKLNTPRRNKIPAKKKTRAINLYLHGLSYRQVGTILEISHTTVWETVQKFAKAVYQPKILAVKKQRNFIAIDETVIKINGQKRFLWAAIDVESKEILAVWITSVRNWWIARDFILVVLKSCEGQPIFLVDKGPWYKSAFKSLGLDYLHVTFGPRNCVERWFRTVKERTKRFWNNFRARDWRRVHRFVFLFSFWYNFVRIHSRFGGPPGDVTEWLQEVIPQLS, encoded by the coding sequence GTGAAACTAAACACGCCCCGCCGGAACAAAATCCCAGCAAAAAAGAAAACCAGGGCAATAAACCTGTACCTGCACGGACTAAGTTACAGACAGGTAGGAACAATCCTCGAAATCAGCCACACAACAGTCTGGGAAACAGTCCAAAAATTCGCGAAAGCAGTTTACCAGCCGAAAATCCTCGCAGTCAAAAAACAGAGAAACTTCATCGCAATTGACGAGACAGTGATAAAGATCAACGGCCAGAAGAGATTTCTCTGGGCTGCAATCGACGTTGAGAGCAAAGAAATCCTAGCAGTATGGATTACAAGCGTTAGGAACTGGTGGATTGCCAGGGACTTCATTCTAGTTGTTTTGAAATCCTGCGAGGGACAGCCAATTTTCCTGGTTGACAAAGGGCCGTGGTATAAATCAGCGTTTAAATCTCTCGGGCTGGATTATCTGCATGTGACTTTCGGGCCGAGGAACTGTGTTGAGCGCTGGTTTAGGACTGTTAAAGAGAGAACAAAGCGTTTCTGGAATAACTTCAGGGCTAGAGACTGGAGGAGGGTTCACAGGTTTGTTTTTCTGTTTTCATTCTGGTATAATTTTGTTAGAATTCATTCTCGGTTTGGTGGACCGCCTGGTGATGTGACTGAATGGCTTCAGGAGGTGATACCCCAGTTATCCTGA
- a CDS encoding tRNA (N(6)-L-threonylcarbamoyladenosine(37)-C(2))-methylthiotransferase, protein MRVHIETYGCTRNKADAEIMEALLLKAGYEIADLDSAEYVVVNTCAVKDPTEKHMSRRIKELIDSGKKVIVTGCLPHVNPNAIDERVSAILGVKSIDRIVEAIQLAERGERLISVEGWNERAIDKLELPRVWKGGVAFVVPISEGCLNACTYCATRFARGVLKSYKPELIVKWVKEAISKGYKEIQLSSEDTGCYGFDIGTNLAKLLDEITAIEGDFRVRIGMMNPNNAIKILDELVEVYKDEKIYKFLHLPVQSGDNGILRKMGRTYTVEEFEEIVKEFRKHIKDLNLNTDIIVGFPGESEEAFQNTVELIERVRPDKINVSRFSPRPGTLAAKMKEQIVGWKVKERSRYLHRLRLAISYEINKRYVGREVEVLTHSAGEKGGIEGRTMNYKDIILPDAPIGEFVRVKVTKATSTYLMGEVVE, encoded by the coding sequence ATGAGGGTTCACATAGAAACTTACGGGTGCACGAGGAACAAGGCAGATGCAGAGATTATGGAAGCCCTGCTGCTCAAAGCGGGTTATGAAATAGCGGACTTGGATAGTGCGGAGTATGTTGTTGTGAACACCTGCGCCGTCAAAGACCCGACGGAGAAGCACATGAGCAGAAGGATTAAAGAGCTCATTGATAGTGGAAAAAAGGTCATAGTCACCGGCTGTTTGCCACATGTTAATCCCAATGCAATAGATGAGAGGGTCTCTGCTATTCTCGGGGTTAAGAGCATAGATAGAATCGTCGAGGCCATACAGTTAGCGGAGAGAGGAGAAAGGTTAATCAGTGTTGAAGGGTGGAACGAGAGAGCTATCGACAAACTTGAACTCCCACGAGTATGGAAGGGGGGAGTTGCTTTTGTAGTTCCAATAAGCGAGGGCTGTCTCAATGCGTGCACCTACTGTGCAACGAGGTTCGCGAGGGGAGTGCTGAAGAGCTATAAGCCCGAGCTCATTGTAAAATGGGTTAAGGAAGCTATATCTAAAGGATACAAGGAGATTCAGCTCTCAAGCGAAGATACCGGCTGCTATGGCTTCGACATAGGCACAAACCTGGCAAAGCTTTTGGATGAAATTACGGCAATAGAGGGCGATTTTAGGGTAAGGATCGGCATGATGAACCCCAACAATGCAATCAAAATACTAGATGAGCTTGTAGAGGTTTACAAGGATGAAAAAATATACAAGTTCCTGCATTTGCCTGTGCAGAGCGGCGACAATGGAATTCTGAGGAAAATGGGGAGGACTTATACAGTTGAGGAATTTGAGGAGATAGTCAAAGAATTCAGAAAGCACATCAAGGACTTAAACCTAAACACGGACATAATAGTCGGCTTCCCCGGGGAGAGCGAAGAGGCCTTTCAGAATACGGTGGAACTGATTGAAAGGGTAAGACCAGACAAGATAAACGTTTCACGTTTCTCACCGAGGCCTGGAACCTTAGCGGCAAAGATGAAGGAGCAAATAGTGGGTTGGAAGGTAAAGGAGCGCTCCCGCTATCTGCACAGACTAAGGCTGGCAATAAGCTACGAGATAAACAAAAGATACGTAGGCAGAGAAGTGGAAGTTCTGACACACTCTGCAGGAGAAAAAGGCGGAATAGAAGGAAGGACAATGAACTATAAGGATATAATACTTCCCGATGCCCCCATTGGTGAATTCGTGAGGGTAAAGGTCACAAAGGCAACCTCGACATACCTCATGGGGGAAGTCGTAGAATAA
- the pepQ gene encoding Xaa-Pro dipeptidase PepQ, whose translation MERIRAIKKYLEENGVEAALITSAPNLFYFTNAAPLVGGYLVVTPDEETLLVPELEYEQAKEEARVNVEKFKKMDELYEYLKRFKSLAVEGTMSISFQNTLKEKAEVKEFKLLDDVIKELRMIKSEEEIKVIEDACRLADIGVMTAIEEISEGKREREIAAKVEYAMKMEGAEKPAFDTIIASGYRSALPHGVASDKRIERGDLVVMDLGALYRHYNSDITRTIVVGTPNEKQKEIYEIVLEAQKKAVEEAKPGMTAKELDSVARKIIEEYGYGDKFIHSLGHGIGLQVHEWPRVSQLDETVLKEGMVVTIEPGIYIPKFGGVRIEDTIVITKNGAKRLTKTDRELI comes from the coding sequence ATGGAAAGAATCAGGGCCATCAAAAAATATTTGGAAGAGAATGGAGTCGAGGCTGCTTTAATAACAAGCGCCCCAAATCTCTTCTACTTTACAAACGCCGCGCCATTGGTCGGTGGCTACCTGGTAGTGACCCCGGATGAAGAGACCCTGCTCGTCCCTGAACTCGAGTACGAGCAGGCAAAAGAAGAGGCAAGGGTTAACGTTGAGAAGTTCAAGAAGATGGACGAGCTCTATGAATATTTGAAGCGCTTTAAGTCGCTCGCAGTGGAGGGCACAATGAGCATTTCCTTCCAAAACACATTAAAGGAAAAAGCTGAGGTTAAAGAATTCAAGCTTTTGGATGATGTGATAAAGGAGCTCAGAATGATAAAGAGCGAAGAGGAAATAAAGGTCATTGAAGACGCATGCAGACTTGCTGACATAGGAGTTATGACCGCCATAGAGGAGATAAGCGAAGGGAAGCGCGAGAGGGAAATTGCCGCCAAGGTCGAATATGCAATGAAAATGGAAGGTGCCGAGAAGCCTGCCTTCGATACGATAATCGCAAGCGGCTACCGCTCCGCCCTGCCCCACGGAGTCGCAAGCGACAAGAGAATAGAGAGAGGAGACCTCGTTGTCATGGATCTCGGAGCCCTATATAGGCACTACAACTCCGACATAACGAGGACAATAGTTGTGGGCACTCCAAATGAGAAGCAGAAGGAAATCTATGAGATAGTCCTTGAGGCCCAGAAGAAAGCCGTTGAAGAGGCAAAACCCGGAATGACCGCAAAAGAACTCGACAGCGTTGCGAGAAAGATAATAGAGGAGTACGGCTACGGAGACAAGTTCATACACTCCCTCGGACACGGCATAGGGCTTCAGGTTCACGAGTGGCCCAGAGTTTCCCAGCTGGATGAAACCGTGCTGAAAGAGGGAATGGTGGTTACGATAGAGCCGGGAATATATATTCCAAAGTTCGGCGGCGTTAGAATAGAAGACACCATTGTTATAACAAAGAACGGTGCAAAAAGATTAACAAAAACAGACAGAGAGCTTATTTGA
- a CDS encoding RNA-binding domain-containing protein translates to MFEEVEVEAYVYPTEDIEKVKRAMLNLVSPLEFEAFDKGDYILLVGRTKDKKALQRLYELFRGQQILDTARAMLEEGYFGEEIIIKVHKQVAYVGKVNFNEESPLGPITIIIRTKDPQRLMKWLAPRTKDGVPIE, encoded by the coding sequence ATGTTTGAGGAAGTTGAGGTTGAAGCTTACGTTTATCCTACAGAGGATATCGAGAAGGTTAAGAGGGCCATGCTTAACCTAGTGTCACCCCTCGAGTTTGAGGCGTTTGACAAAGGAGACTACATCCTTTTGGTGGGGAGAACGAAAGACAAAAAAGCACTTCAGAGACTTTATGAGCTCTTCAGGGGGCAGCAAATCCTTGATACGGCAAGGGCAATGCTAGAAGAGGGCTACTTTGGAGAAGAGATAATAATAAAGGTGCACAAGCAGGTAGCGTATGTAGGCAAGGTCAACTTTAACGAAGAATCACCCCTTGGCCCGATAACGATAATAATAAGGACAAAAGACCCGCAGAGGCTCATGAAATGGCTGGCTCCGAGAACAAAAGACGGCGTGCCTATAGAGTAG
- the hflX gene encoding GTPase HflX — MKAIGVIRHSPNKKANREEFEELLRSAGYEILAIVEQTREEHPKYNIGPGKLQEIRELIKELNPDRVIFANPLTPSQAFNITKELKIDVIDKWQLVLEIFEKRAHSKEAKLQVELANLQYELPLVKEAIRRIKLGDRAGFKGMGEYQTQQYLKHIRYRMGKIRKELEKVKADREVKRKRREEVGFVLVALAGYTNAGKSTLLNALADEDIEAKTQMFTTLDTTTRRFAINGRKALITDTVGFIDDLPPFIVEAFHSTLEEIVKADILLLVLDSSEPWREIKRKFLASIGVLKELKALDKPIIIALNKKDLTSEEDILDKKKAIEELINRKGITISRIVSISAKHKELEELYSALEDVMFTLPKYRLFEILVKEKEKVPKVMALINSIGEILDVKYGETTRISAYIQVGMIKSLTKMGVELRHPS, encoded by the coding sequence ATGAAGGCTATTGGAGTAATAAGACATTCACCAAATAAAAAGGCCAATAGGGAAGAGTTCGAGGAGCTCTTGAGGAGTGCGGGTTATGAAATCCTCGCAATAGTCGAACAGACCAGAGAGGAGCACCCAAAATACAACATAGGGCCCGGAAAGCTTCAGGAAATAAGAGAACTCATAAAAGAACTCAATCCGGATAGGGTAATCTTTGCAAACCCTCTCACACCCTCTCAGGCGTTTAACATAACGAAAGAGCTTAAAATTGACGTCATTGACAAGTGGCAGCTCGTTCTTGAGATATTCGAGAAGAGGGCACACTCAAAGGAAGCTAAGCTCCAGGTTGAACTGGCGAACCTCCAGTACGAACTGCCCCTTGTGAAAGAGGCCATCAGGAGGATTAAGCTCGGAGACAGAGCTGGTTTCAAGGGTATGGGTGAGTATCAGACCCAGCAATACCTTAAACACATCCGCTACAGGATGGGAAAGATAAGGAAAGAGCTCGAAAAAGTCAAAGCTGATAGGGAGGTAAAAAGAAAAAGGAGAGAGGAAGTGGGCTTTGTACTTGTTGCCCTAGCGGGTTACACAAACGCTGGAAAGTCAACCCTTCTAAACGCTCTGGCCGATGAGGACATAGAGGCAAAGACCCAGATGTTCACAACCCTCGACACCACAACAAGAAGATTTGCAATAAACGGGAGGAAAGCTCTAATAACCGACACCGTCGGGTTTATAGACGACCTCCCACCGTTTATAGTTGAAGCGTTTCACTCTACCCTTGAAGAGATCGTGAAAGCAGATATTCTTCTCCTCGTTTTAGACTCTAGCGAACCATGGAGAGAGATAAAGAGGAAGTTTTTGGCATCAATAGGGGTGCTGAAAGAGCTCAAAGCTCTTGACAAGCCAATTATAATTGCCCTAAACAAAAAAGACCTTACGAGCGAAGAAGATATTTTGGACAAAAAGAAGGCAATTGAGGAGCTAATCAACAGAAAGGGAATAACCATAAGCAGGATTGTCTCCATCTCCGCAAAGCACAAGGAGCTAGAAGAGCTGTACAGCGCTCTTGAGGATGTGATGTTCACGCTTCCAAAGTACAGGCTCTTTGAGATTCTGGTCAAGGAAAAAGAAAAAGTCCCCAAGGTAATGGCCCTGATAAATTCCATCGGGGAAATCCTGGATGTAAAATACGGCGAAACAACGAGAATTTCAGCCTATATCCAAGTAGGCATGATAAAAAGCCTCACAAAAATGGGAGTAGAGCTGAGGCACCCAAGCTGA
- a CDS encoding alpha/beta hydrolase → MTFVVEVPDYTPEEDTIYIAGNFNGWNPGDERYRLKKRADGKWEITLEFPKGRKIEFKFTRGSWETVEKGKNGEEIPNRVLVVEKEGEYKFKVYHWRDYVEEVGMGTHTIVGNVITFKMKIPQLGNRERRIWVYLPPDYNQSDRRYPVLYMHDGQNLFDQATSFAGEWQVDETLERLFEEKGFAIIVVGIDNGGEKRIDEYAPWVNAEYKRGGEGDAYVRFIVETLKPYIDSHYRTLPDETGIMGSSLGGLISLYAGFKYPEVFKYVGAMSPAFWFNPEIYEFVKNSTVGPKKIYIDWGTLELKGSNASAEIYEKLEILKEKGYIEGVNLLIVIEEGAAHNEYYWARRFPNAVLWLFEG, encoded by the coding sequence GTGACTTTTGTTGTAGAAGTTCCGGACTATACTCCGGAAGAAGATACCATTTATATAGCTGGGAACTTCAACGGCTGGAACCCGGGGGATGAAAGATATAGGCTCAAGAAGAGGGCAGACGGAAAGTGGGAAATCACTCTGGAATTTCCTAAAGGAAGAAAAATCGAGTTTAAATTTACAAGAGGTTCCTGGGAAACCGTAGAGAAAGGTAAAAACGGAGAAGAAATCCCTAACAGAGTTCTCGTCGTTGAAAAAGAGGGAGAGTACAAATTTAAGGTTTATCACTGGAGGGATTATGTGGAGGAGGTAGGTATGGGAACGCATACAATAGTAGGAAATGTGATAACTTTCAAAATGAAAATTCCTCAGCTTGGTAACAGGGAAAGGAGAATATGGGTATATCTCCCGCCGGATTACAATCAGAGCGATAGGAGATATCCCGTTTTATACATGCACGATGGACAAAATCTCTTTGACCAGGCAACGTCCTTTGCAGGAGAATGGCAGGTTGATGAGACGTTAGAGAGGCTTTTTGAGGAAAAAGGATTCGCAATAATTGTTGTCGGAATAGATAACGGGGGAGAAAAAAGGATTGACGAGTATGCACCATGGGTAAATGCCGAATACAAAAGGGGTGGAGAGGGAGACGCTTACGTCCGCTTTATCGTTGAAACGCTGAAGCCTTACATAGACTCCCATTACAGAACTCTGCCAGACGAAACGGGCATAATGGGGTCTTCATTGGGAGGGCTCATCTCACTATACGCGGGCTTTAAGTATCCGGAGGTTTTTAAGTACGTTGGCGCCATGAGCCCCGCGTTCTGGTTTAATCCCGAGATTTACGAGTTTGTTAAAAACTCGACCGTTGGGCCAAAGAAGATTTACATTGACTGGGGCACTTTGGAACTAAAAGGCTCCAACGCATCTGCGGAGATATATGAAAAGCTCGAGATTCTCAAGGAGAAAGGATATATAGAGGGGGTCAATTTGCTGATAGTTATAGAGGAAGGTGCCGCACACAACGAATACTACTGGGCAAGGAGATTCCCCAACGCTGTGCTGTGGCTCTTTGAGGGCTAG
- a CDS encoding type I restriction endonuclease yields the protein MLEVQGAVINVLKKVREHRLLYERNEEAVKQHLIGEIFKALGWDWENPKEVRPEERTEEGRADYALVINDNVVAYLEAKNLSVNVLKSEKPLRQLAKYCFSHGIKYGILTNGVQWKVVKAFEENSTLEDRVLLKIDLFNEPLEKSSLKLSFLSKDRITSLEEHANYLKAFYWGFEMLRAKGYSKDSLLSYLQSTIKPSFFLLEHLSGDELPRALYVYDNGWKVVPLIEKSMKGVLLSLLLYLAEKAEKKEKTELLEAYRHLRGVPLSKEKILFLLKGLEKEKGIKVGIEV from the coding sequence ATGCTTGAAGTGCAAGGAGCTGTGATAAACGTCCTCAAAAAGGTTCGGGAGCACAGGCTACTCTATGAAAGGAATGAAGAGGCTGTGAAGCAGCACCTTATAGGGGAGATATTTAAAGCCCTCGGATGGGACTGGGAGAACCCAAAAGAAGTAAGACCGGAGGAGAGGACGGAAGAGGGGAGGGCAGATTATGCCCTCGTTATCAATGACAATGTGGTAGCTTATTTAGAGGCCAAAAATTTGAGTGTAAATGTTTTGAAAAGCGAAAAGCCCCTAAGACAGCTTGCCAAGTACTGCTTTTCCCATGGGATTAAATATGGCATCTTGACAAACGGTGTGCAGTGGAAGGTTGTAAAGGCATTCGAAGAAAACTCAACTCTCGAAGATAGGGTTCTTCTGAAGATAGACCTTTTTAACGAGCCCCTTGAGAAGAGCTCCCTGAAGCTCAGCTTTCTCTCGAAGGACAGGATAACCTCGCTGGAGGAGCACGCCAACTATCTAAAGGCTTTTTACTGGGGGTTCGAGATGCTCAGGGCGAAGGGATACTCAAAAGATTCTCTCCTTTCATACCTGCAGAGCACGATAAAGCCGAGCTTCTTCCTTTTGGAGCACCTGAGCGGTGATGAACTCCCCCGGGCCCTCTACGTATACGACAATGGATGGAAAGTTGTTCCCCTAATCGAGAAGAGCATGAAAGGGGTTCTGCTTTCCCTGTTGCTATATTTAGCGGAGAAAGCAGAGAAAAAAGAAAAAACCGAGCTTCTTGAGGCATATCGTCACTTAAGAGGGGTCCCCCTGAGCAAAGAGAAGATACTGTTCCTACTTAAAGGGTTGGAAAAAGAAAAGGGCATTAAGGTGGGAATTGAAGTCTAG
- a CDS encoding class II glutamine amidotransferase → MCRVLFAVGKGEAMKELVDALVKSSENDLYKVALGKSPSHKDGWGFFWMSKDKAEHYKTIKPIFEDKEGVKKLLDSLKGFGVLLAHTRAASQGSVNLFNTQPFSYSSPKGFTFWFYHNGDLRKDELIKMAEFEGEMLKDASDSYVFGLYLLRRLSSLNESEILNTFKAALPTVKTTLNTGTLLVSPNNVRGFVTAYMVESREKDPLFKRYSRLLKVEERNLFAVVSSTFELYSSLPFEEIPNGRAFYTAIELKEEKFEVKELTL, encoded by the coding sequence ATGTGCAGAGTGCTGTTTGCAGTTGGAAAGGGAGAGGCTATGAAAGAGCTCGTAGATGCACTGGTAAAATCTTCTGAGAACGATCTTTACAAAGTGGCACTGGGAAAGAGCCCTTCCCATAAAGACGGCTGGGGATTCTTCTGGATGTCCAAAGATAAAGCCGAACATTACAAAACGATCAAACCCATTTTTGAAGACAAAGAAGGAGTCAAAAAGCTTTTAGACTCCTTAAAAGGTTTTGGAGTTTTATTGGCCCACACAAGGGCTGCAAGCCAGGGGAGTGTTAACCTCTTCAACACCCAGCCGTTTTCCTATTCCTCACCAAAGGGTTTTACGTTCTGGTTCTACCACAACGGCGACCTGAGAAAGGATGAACTTATAAAAATGGCAGAGTTCGAGGGGGAAATGCTCAAAGATGCTTCCGACAGCTACGTGTTCGGCCTCTATCTCTTAAGGAGGCTGTCATCTCTAAATGAGAGTGAAATCCTCAACACGTTTAAAGCCGCTCTTCCCACGGTTAAGACCACGCTCAATACGGGCACCCTTTTGGTTTCTCCAAATAACGTTAGGGGGTTTGTGACAGCATACATGGTTGAGAGCAGAGAAAAAGATCCCCTATTCAAGAGGTACTCGCGCCTTTTAAAAGTTGAAGAAAGAAACCTCTTCGCTGTCGTATCCTCAACCTTCGAGCTCTATTCGTCCCTTCCCTTTGAGGAAATCCCAAACGGAAGAGCGTTTTACACGGCTATAGAGTTAAAGGAAGAAAAGTTCGAGGTGAAAGAGCTCACTCTCTAA
- the folP gene encoding dihydropteroate synthase, translated as MRFAGISLDEPRIMGVINVSPESFFKGSVRQNEEELIETAVQMVKDGASFIDIGAKSTAPYLETQIPVEEEVRRAVWAISTIREHVNVPISIDTTNAKVAEEAIKAGADIINDVTGLKGDPKMAEVAREYGVAVVVCAHKEVRDFTDPVHEVIDALKESLQIAYKHGIEKEKIAVDPAIGFLRPKYPPWYEWDAKVIANLNLLKVFGLPILVGISRKSFIGAITGRKDPLERLAGSLSATAIAVWNGASIIRTHDVKETLDAVRVANFIKKFRE; from the coding sequence ATGAGGTTTGCAGGGATAAGTTTAGACGAGCCAAGAATTATGGGAGTCATCAACGTCTCTCCGGAAAGCTTCTTTAAGGGAAGCGTCCGGCAAAACGAGGAAGAGCTTATAGAAACCGCGGTTCAAATGGTGAAGGATGGAGCTTCTTTCATAGACATAGGTGCAAAATCCACGGCACCCTACCTGGAAACCCAGATACCTGTGGAAGAAGAGGTTAGAAGGGCTGTCTGGGCGATAAGCACCATCAGGGAGCATGTTAACGTCCCAATAAGCATAGACACAACAAACGCAAAAGTCGCTGAGGAAGCGATCAAGGCAGGAGCGGACATCATAAACGACGTTACCGGTCTCAAGGGAGACCCAAAAATGGCCGAAGTGGCTAGAGAATACGGTGTTGCGGTTGTGGTTTGCGCCCACAAAGAAGTGAGGGACTTCACAGACCCCGTTCATGAAGTTATTGATGCTCTCAAAGAGAGCCTCCAGATTGCATACAAACATGGCATTGAAAAGGAGAAAATAGCAGTTGACCCGGCAATTGGATTTCTAAGGCCAAAATATCCTCCATGGTATGAGTGGGATGCTAAGGTTATCGCAAACCTGAACCTGCTGAAGGTCTTTGGGCTTCCAATCCTGGTTGGAATATCGAGGAAGTCGTTTATAGGGGCCATAACTGGAAGAAAAGACCCGCTGGAAAGATTGGCCGGAAGTTTAAGTGCAACAGCGATAGCAGTATGGAACGGTGCCAGTATAATAAGAACTCACGACGTTAAAGAGACCCTCGATGCCGTAAGGGTAGCGAACTTCATAAAAAAGTTTAGAGAGTGA